AAATATGGATTGGATAGCTATATTTATATTTGGGCCTCCCTATGTGAGTGGGATCTGTTAAAGATGCTCTTAATGGCTGTTGTAATAGTGTCATATCAAACCTAGTGGGCTTCCCTATGTGAGTGGGATCTGTTAAGATGCTCTTAATGGCTGTTGTAATGGTGTCATATCAAACCTAGTGGGCCTCCCTATGTGAGAGTGGAATCTGTTTAAAGATGCTCTTAATGGCTGTTCTAATGGTGTCATATCAAACCTAGTGGGCCTCCCCATGTGAGTGGGATCTGTTAAAGATGCTTTTAATGGCTGTTGTAATGCTGTCATATCAAACTTAGTGGGCCTCtagtatatatgaatatggatTGGATAGCTATATTTATACTTGGGCCTCCCTATGTGAGAGTGGAATCTGTTAAAGATGCTCTTAATGGCTGTTTTAATGGTGTCATATCAAACCTAGTGGGCCTCCCTATGTGAGTGGGATCTGTTAAAGATGCTTTTAATGGCTGTTCTAATGGTGTCATATCAAACCTAGTAAGTCATGCCTGTGTACTAGATATTACGGGGGAAGCACTAGATTGCTTTAGGCTGCCACTTTAGCTTTTCGgttgtgtatggatgtgggtATTCAATATTATTAATGAGAAGGCCAGGTGCTACCGGCTCTGCAGGGAACGGTCACCACATAGGACAGTTGCCTCATAGGACCTTGAGTAGAGAGAGTAATCCTGGTTAATTTTCATCATAACCTTCTTTAAGGTTGTGaaaaaaattggatttttttattttgcactTTTCTGTGTAGCAACTGTCATCTGGGATGCTGGTAGCACTTCAGCTCCTTTTCAACAGATTAGTTGTAGTTGGTAGAACTCATCCACATATGGCCATCAATCTGGAAAATGTGAGGTAATGATTCGTGGATTTGAGGTTTTTTTTATAGTGACATATAAACATAAAAATGGCTATCTCAATTCCACACGCCTAAATAAAATTCTCAAATGTGATTGCTGCtggtgaaaaaaagatatttgctaGCATTGATAATGTTAGTTGATTTGATACTGTAAATAAGAAATTTGTGAGAGTgttatgtaccaaaaccacagcttcctactcACAACCTAGtccaacagacctttctgtgaCTTGCCTttagctgcttcatgtgccagGAGTGATTCTGTGAGGCAACGATGGGCAATGAATTGAAATGATTTAAGGACCTCTTAGCTGAAAGGAAAAAGGCAGAAGCAAATCATTGCATTTCAAAAATAGCTAGTTCAAAGCAATTGAAAATCCCAAATGAACTTCGTTTTATATGTTATATTCAGTCTTGTAATTGTTTATTATCTCTATACAGTTGTAAGAATTGGCTTCTAATTTAGATGCTTTATATAGGTCTTTTTGATTGCAGAAATACCTGCTGTCTTATTCATATAGAAATATATAGGTGATTGTAATATATTGAGGAAATTTTGGGGTCAATTAATGTAAAATTTAGTAGTCCACCTTCAAAACATCAACAGAATCTATGAAACCAAGTAACCTCCCTAGCAGGCAGGATTTATTTTGATATACAATATTCTTGTTGAAAGAtgccactcacacatacaaaaatTGCCCCATCAAAGTGTGATCCTCAGCAGGAAACAAATagtatttgtatatttttgtcaTACAGCTTCTTggagagattttttttatatatgttcttTTGATGTTTTGGAAGTGTACTACCAATCATCATATTAGGTAGCCATGTATTTTTCTTGATATGCACAACCATTAGAACGCTATTGAATATTGTTTGGTAAGAGATGATACCCTAAATTACACTCTAAAATTTATTCTCTAAACACTGTACTAGCTAACAAGACATAGTCAATCAGTTTTTAGATATAGTAGTGATGCAATCACCCATCTGTTTTACTCTACACATTGGAGCAgtccagtcatcaggcacctgaCCACTTTTCCAAGCTTCCATAAACATTTTCCAGATCCACTCCACAGCAGTGTCACTTCCACTGTTCATCATTTTCCTCGTCACACTCTCTCTTCACCCTTATTACTATTGCTGGACTTTGTGGGTGAAAGATGAGCTAAtcattcatatatttgtaattaaCAATGAAAAGGCAATAAATGTTCAACCCTGTGGAAAGTTAAGTAAGGTTTATGTAggcttcattcattttcttgtattttttatttACATTGTCATTTTTTTGTTCCATTATTGCCCTGCCCACTTTTGGgcatttccattatatatatatatatatatatatatatatatatatatatatatatatatatatatttttatactttgtcgctgtctcccgcgtttgcgaggtagcgcaaggaaacagacgaaagaaatggcccaacccccccccatacacatgtatatacatacgtccacacacgcaaatatacatacctacacagctttccatggtttaccccagacgcttcacatgccttgattcaatccactgacagcacgtcaaccccggtataccacatcgctccaattcactctattccttgccctcctttcaccctcctgcatgctcaggccccgatcacacaaaatctttttcactccatctttccacctccaatttggtctccctcttctcctcgttccctccacctccgacacatatatcctcttggtcaatctttcctcactcattctctccatgtgcccaaaccacttcaaaacaccctcttctgctctctcaaccacgctctttttatttccacacatctttcttacccttacgttactcactcgatcaaaccacctcacaccacacattgtcctcaaacacctcatttccagcacatccatcctcctgcgcacaactctatccatagcccacgcctcgcaaccatacaacattgctggaaccactattccttcaaacatacccatttttgctttccgagataatgttctcgacttccacacattcttcaaggcccccagaattttcgccccctcccccaccctatatatatatataatatatatatatatatatatatatatatatatatatatatatatatatatatatatatatatatatccagttaaGTTACACTAAGTATTTTGAGATCATTGggcaaaaaaaaagtaagtttgcCTCATTTTTAGGTCCTCCCAAGACTATCTGGCCGGGGAATTATTTTAAGAAAAGTTAGATCCTCTCATTTCTGAGCCTCCCAGGCTGTTTGGCCTGTGAATGATTTAAGGAAAGAGGATCTCATTTAGAACTCAGGTTACTGAGCCTTTGGATGATTTGAGGAAATTTGGATTTCCTAATTTTTAGGGCACCACTGAGTATTGTGCCTTGGGATGAGGTCCTCCCCTTAATATACCTCTGTCTTTAAGTGTACTTGAGGAAAACAGATTCTGTCaggattttttattcttttttttttttttttttcaatatagaatggattgaaccagtgcatgtgaagcatctggggtaaaccatggaaagttttgttgggcctggatgtggaaagggagctgtggttttggtgcattatacatgacaggtagagactgagtgtgaacgaatgtggcctttgttgtcttttcctagcactacctcgcgcacatgcagggggagggggttggcatttcatgtgtggcggggtggcgatgggaatgaataagggcagacagtatgaattatgtacatgtgtatttatgtatatgtctgtgtgtgtatatatatatatagtgaaaagtttttatcgaggatgtaaggcatgtgtacgtgtaggaagagaggaaagtgattggttctcagtgaatgtaggtttgcggcaggggtgtgtgatgtctccatggttgtttaatttgtttatggatggggttgttagggaggtgaatgcaagagttttggaaagaggggcaagtatgaagtctgttgtggatgagagagcttgggaagtgagtcagttgttgttcgctgatgatacagcgctggtggctgattcatgtgagaaactgcagaagctggtgactgagtttggtaaagtgtgtgaaagaagaaagttaagagtaaatgtgaataagagcaaggttattaggtacagtagggttgagggtcaagtctattgggaggtaagtttgaatggagaaaaactggaggaagtaaagtgttttagatatctgggagtggatctggcagcggatggaaccatggaagcggaagtggatcatagggtgggggagggtacgaaaatcctgggagccttgaagaatgtgtggaagtcgagaacgttatctccgaaagcaaaaatgggtatgtttgaaggaatagtggttccaacaatgttgtatggttgcgaggcgtgggctatggatagagttgtgtgcaggaggatggatgtgctagaaatgagatgtttgaggacaatgtgtggtgtgaggtggtttgatcgagtaagtaacgtaagggtaagagagatatgtggaaataaaaagagcgtggttgagagagcagaagagggtgttttgaaatggtttgggcacatggagagaatgagtgatgaaagattgaccaagaggatatatgtgtcggaggtggagggaacgaggagaagtgggagaccaaattggaggtggaaagatggagtgaaaaagatgttgtgtgatcggggcctgaacatgcaggagggtgaaaggagggcaaggaatagagtgaattggatcgatgtggtataccggggttgacgtgctgtcagtggattgaatcagggcatgtgaagtgtctggggtaaaccatggaaagctgtgtaggtatgtatatttgcgtgtgtggacgtatgtatatacatgtgtatgggggtgggttgggccatttcttttgtctgtttccttgcgctacctcgcaaacgcgggagacagcgacaaatatatatatatatatatatatatatatatatatatatatatatatatatatatatatatatatatatatatatttatatttatttattatgtatacgttgagatgtataggtatgtatatgtgcgtgtgtggatgtgtatgtttatacatgtggatgtgggtgggttgggccattctttcgtctgtttccttgggctacctccctaacgtgggagacagcgacaaagtatgataaaataaatagatgaatacaaTTTAGGATTGTCctttgccaacggccacacagtagtcatgtgatgcaacagcttatTGAGTATTGAGTGGTCTTGCTAGTGGTAGGGCaaacaaacagccagctcttgtgaataaaaacaaaagtaatacctatagaagagggaaagtgagccaacatcgTGGTTTAACTAGGAAGAGTTTATTGGTAGGACTGCTATTGACTCAACTCTCAAGTCagggtgcagagctagaaccatcccagatgtaagagcagtgctctacacaaggacaaatcagtcctCTGTATAAATGGTGaaattgttcagaagaaaagaaattttgacatctaaataggactcccagtttcttaagaggcagacttagcatcACTACTTCTTTCTAATGTGTCTACCTTATGGTCATGCCTAATATCCCAACGTATTCTACCGAATTCTTCTACCCAGTTTTCCTATGTACCACTCTGTCTAATGTTTTGTGTATTGCTCCGACCATTTTGCCCAAAGATGGGGcttgtgcatagtgctcacctcaTGGAAGTCCAATGTTATGAAAATAAGTTGTGAcaaaagtgttgtcaagtgttatttgtgacaaggagagactgtatgtttgtggacagaatgctagcagtccatgcattggtgaggcagaaggaaaagacagctacctggttgGTCTTGGtgatatgaaagagaagagatattcAATTTTTTTGTACACTTGGCTGGTGGTgagcattttcttttcatatcatgatgatgttggcagcaTGATTTGCCTCTGAGCAAGCATCAATCCTTTCTTACCTTTTTTAGTCTATATAAAAACCAGATGTTTCCTTCCTCCAAGAAGCGTGCTGTAGTATAGTCCATCTCTAAGAAAGGAGAGAGTTCGAACCCTTCCAGATATCTTTCCATCGCTATTTTTCATTCTGTCCAGAATCTTTGAAACAACCCTTACTCACTCACACCTTCTCGTACACTCAGAATCCCATTCCATTTTTTCTAATCACCAATACAGCTTTCTCAGTGCAAGGTCtaatggtgatattctttccagtGTGATTTGCCTCATTTCCTTTGATaagggattttggtgaaagtCTTCTCATGTCCCTTGACATTTCTAAAGTATTTAACAGGGTGTAACACAAGTCTTTGCATTCAAAAGTTCATTCTGTGGTTTTTCTACTCTCTGTTCACTAATGCATTACTGTCTCTGTGGTCTGTCAGTTACCATTGTCATTGATTGTTGGACTTTCCACCCTTATTCTGTCAAATTTGGTATCCCTTAGGGTTCTGTCCTATTGCCtactctcctttttctctccataaatgatctttcATCAATATCTAATCCTATTCACTCTTACATTGATGATTCCCTTTAGAACTCTTAATTCAATTCAGTTCAACATTGTATAGTTACTGCAGGTCATTTCATGAAAATCAGCATGCAACATGCTGAGAAGTAAAAGGATGATGAACTTGGAAACACATCCAGAGATACAGTTTATGGTCTCTACAGGCACAGTGATGTCATGAGTATTTCTAAGGAATTAATGTACCAATAGCTATTGTAATTCATACCTTCATGAGTATTAACAGGAGACTATAGTTACTAGGATACACCCATGGTAGGACACCAATATGTTTAATGTCAATAGAATGGTTGTATCATCAACAGAACCATCAAGTAGTATCTGGTCATGTTCAAACTCTTAAGTCAGGTGTGTGGGTAGAACGTTAAATAGTGCCTTGTCACAGTGAAATCAACTAAAGTACAGTGGAGAAGACTTATTCATATAAAAGGTGTGATAATGAGATAAGATAAAAAGACAGTAGCAAATCTATCTCTACGGAGTTATTTATCTGTTGCACTTACCATTTGCACTTACCATATTACAGGGAGGTATTTGGGATCCCCTTTCTATAAAACCCTTTGTAGagaatgtgaatgtgtttgaaattttttttatcctaACATTAAGGAAGATCATTTTCAATTAGAAATTTTAAACAAAAGGTAGATAAACTCATTTAAGGCCAAGCTTTAGCATTGTCAaagatctttatttcttttttctttcatacttgtttgccatttcccagtttggtgaggcagcatcagggagctcacatccattttttatTTCATGGTGCAgtatatcatgtgtaatgcaccaaaaccacagctccctactcaCAGCCTAGtccaacagacctttctgtgaCTTGCCATTAGTTGCTTCATATGCACTGActttgtccattgacagcacgtcatgtATTCCACatagctctaattcactctaacccatgcatacctttcacctttctgcatttTACAGCACTGAGCACTCAGAATattttttccatctccaatttggtctcccccactCCTTGAtccctctatttctgacacataAAGCCTCTTTGTCATcccctcctcacttattctctccatatgttcagaccatttcagcatatgcTCTTTAGCTCTTTtagccatactcttcttattaccacacctttctcttaccatatcatttctttttcaatcaatcctccccacaccacacatcctcaagcatttcatttccagcaccctATTCTATTCATTCTCATCCGTAGCCCATGCCTAGTATCCATACAACAcagttgggactactatactttcaaacatatccatctttgccctttaTGAAGGAAAGTTATTTTTAAATGATGTCATGGTTTAGGCATCAGTGATCAAGTGATAGAGTCATGTTGAAGTACTGTAGGTAGACATCAGCATTTCAAGGAATCTGGAAGAAGAAAGCATAAGGATTGAATTAGGAAATACAAACCTGCTACAGGTGGGTTACTTGTAAGGGTTTTTCAATAGAAAAGAATTGAACAGATAAACATTTACTCTTGAAAGGGAGATGATGAATAGCCATAGGCTCTAATGTTATGTTTTTGCACCTTTGCAGATGAGGACGCCTCTTCCATTTGCCCAGGAGTCTCCAACAATATCATTATTGTCTCGTATATCAAGAACAGGAAGTCTGCCTCTCATTACCACAAGTAGATATGATCACCAGGCTTCCTCTGAAATGGGTACAGAAGTCCCATTGTACAATGATTATGTTTCAGCTCCAGATGAAAGAACTGAAGAGACATCTCTGGAGTCTCAGGATTCTACACCTCTGGAAGATGTGTTGTTTCCTTTCACTGAACCCTTCACGGAACATACTACTGTTAAAGGAGAAAGGGATCAGTCTACTGATTTTGCTGTTGACTATACTGGTGTAACAGAATTGACTGAGATTTTACCCAGTTTTGATAACGTGGATATTCCTTCAACCCCAGGAAACCATACAGGTACTTTGGAGAATCTAGGTGATTTGATAATTTTTGTACCTTCAGAAGTCAGTAACACACGGGAAAGAGTTACTAATAGTCCAGTCTTCACTGGGCAGAAAAAGTCTGAAGGCCAATATTTTGATGAGGAAACCTTCACAGAAGGTATTTCATCTTCAGGAGAAATTTATGAAGGTAATTCAAGAGAAACGTGGAAACAAGTAAAGACGCACCAGCCTAACAGTGACATCTCAGAAGATGAGGGATATGATTGGCTTACAACTCATCCTCCAACACCTGAAGCTGACATCTCTTTGGAGTCTTTCACAGCAGATTTAAGCAACAGTTCTGATACAAAAGACTTAAACTTTGTCCTTGAAGCATCACCAACCACAGAGTTAGTGTTTGACCCAACAAAGAACATATTAGATGATCTTGCTAACTTTGATCTAAAAATAATGACAACAAGAGAAGGACTGCAGGTTGATGCTAATGATGTATCGTTTGACCCAGGTCAGATTGCTAAAGCAACAAGTTATGAAGGGTCATCTTATTCCACAGCCACAAGAAGTGCTACAGTAACCACCTGGGTTGATCCTGAGGACAAACATATGTATGGTCAGCGAGTTAATTTGACAGAGTCTAAAAGCCTAGGGGGTTCAGAAGAATTTATGAATTTAACTAGTGACACAAAACTATCAAGTATTGACAGTACTCTGGAACCCTTGGCTACAGAGGACGTTGAACTTAAACTGTCAACAGCTGGAACTGTTCATCAAGAAACTACAGGTTACATTTCAGTAAGTGATATGTTGACCTCGGATGTGGATTCAGTGACAGAGAGTGAAACTGAGTTTACCACAGTTGCTACCAATTATAAGGATGGTGGCAAAAAGAACTTACAGGATGCAAACCTTGCAGAAGTTATTTTAGAAAGCAATCTATTCAATAATGATGCAAGTAAAAATATTTTCAAAGAAGTTACCATTCATACATTTAATGTGACTGATTTTAATAATGACACCAAAATACCAATTAAGGACAGTAAAAACAAAACCAAAGATTCATTAGTATATGAAATACCAGTGCTACATGTAAATGGAAGTAATGATGTACATTTAGATCCATCTATGTTAATTGCATTATCAGTTTGTTTTTGCATAGTTATCATGCTTGCAGTTATTACTGTATTTTTGTGGTTATGTCATCGACACAGAAATCGAAGCAAAATTTACTTAAGTCATGAGGCTACAAAACCAAGGGCTTTTTTCACAAAACCTATGAATCCAGCTCTTCTTCCTAATGAGAGCAGCATGTCGGAGCCTTTGTCTATGGTTGAGCTACAAAGACCAAGGGCTCCCATCATGTTAAGTGatgacaatgaaaatgtaccggTGTATGTTATTGAGCAGtcatctgggagtgggtctgtaCAAGTAGAAAGTATAGCTGTTAGTGTTGTTAATCATGGTTTTGATAATTCATCTTGTAACTCAAATATTGAAAACATTCACACTAGCAAGAGAGTTATTCAAGATCCTCCGAAGTATGATATGAATTATAAATGTGAAAGTGATACTGACTCGGGCATCAAGGTATGGTCATCAACTGGTTCCCTTTTCACAACATCACCTCAGCTTACCCACTGCTCTGTACCTCCACCACCATATTCGTCATCTGTTGGCAAAGATGCATTGTGTCTTTCTGTTCATTCGCTTCCT
The sequence above is a segment of the Panulirus ornatus isolate Po-2019 chromosome 12, ASM3632096v1, whole genome shotgun sequence genome. Coding sequences within it:
- the LOC139752122 gene encoding uncharacterized protein: MMRTPLPFAQESPTISLLSRISRTGSLPLITTSRYDHQASSEMGTEVPLYNDYVSAPDERTEETSLESQDSTPLEDVLFPFTEPFTEHTTVKGERDQSTDFAVDYTGVTELTEILPSFDNVDIPSTPGNHTGTLENLGDLIIFVPSEVSNTRERVTNSPVFTGQKKSEGQYFDEETFTEGISSSGEIYEGNSRETWKQVKTHQPNSDISEDEGYDWLTTHPPTPEADISLESFTADLSNSSDTKDLNFVLEASPTTELVFDPTKNILDDLANFDLKIMTTREGLQVDANDVSFDPGQIAKATSYEGSSYSTATRSATVTTWVDPEDKHMYGQRVNLTESKSLGGSEEFMNLTSDTKLSSIDSTLEPLATEDVELKLSTAGTVHQETTGYISVSDMLTSDVDSVTESETEFTTVATNYKDGGKKNLQDANLAEVILESNLFNNDASKNIFKEVTIHTFNVTDFNNDTKIPIKDSKNKTKDSLVYEIPVLHVNGSNDVHLDPSMLIALSVCFCIVIMLAVITVFLWLCHRHRNRSKIYLSHEATKPRAFFTKPMNPALLPNESSMSEPLSMVELQRPRAPIMLSDDNENVPVYVIEQSSGSGSVQVESIAVSVVNHGFDNSSCNSNIENIHTSKRVIQDPPKYDMNYKCESDTDSGIKVWSSTGSLFTTSPQLTHCSVPPPPYSSSVGKDALCLSVHSLPSLNRNRGQLNV